A genomic segment from Streptomyces sp. NBC_00459 encodes:
- a CDS encoding helix-turn-helix transcriptional regulator, translating to MAAATRAAVLALRRDSGMPVAGAAWVVGPQLLRISETSGVKSPGRRGFPVPAGDGLIGKVLTTRRLAAVSDCRAAQQISHEDDCFVAAEEVRAMAAAPVIVGTTVRAALFVGSRDAVRLGDRVLTAVTEAARDLEQFLATHEHAHRLLSEARAVRSPASPRDAAALEQVHEVHTELLDLTATIGEGHLKERFHEVCSLLESGCCSERSSHEPTASLSPRELDVLVAVAAGCTNLEISGRLEIGLETVKGHLRSVMRKLRASTRLEAVTAARRAGLLP from the coding sequence GTGGCTGCCGCCACACGGGCGGCGGTGCTGGCGCTGCGCAGGGACAGCGGGATGCCTGTCGCGGGTGCGGCCTGGGTCGTCGGCCCCCAGTTGCTGCGGATCAGTGAGACCAGCGGTGTGAAGTCGCCGGGTCGCCGGGGCTTTCCCGTGCCCGCGGGCGACGGACTGATCGGCAAGGTGCTGACGACACGTCGGCTGGCAGCGGTGAGCGACTGTCGGGCGGCTCAGCAGATCAGCCATGAGGACGACTGCTTCGTCGCGGCGGAGGAGGTGCGGGCGATGGCCGCGGCACCCGTGATCGTCGGCACCACGGTACGAGCAGCCCTCTTCGTGGGGTCGCGAGACGCGGTACGGCTGGGTGACCGCGTACTGACCGCGGTGACGGAGGCGGCACGCGACCTGGAGCAGTTCCTCGCCACCCACGAGCACGCGCACCGGCTCCTCTCGGAGGCCCGGGCCGTGCGGAGCCCTGCCTCACCCCGTGACGCTGCGGCCCTGGAACAGGTGCACGAAGTCCATACCGAGCTGCTGGATCTGACGGCGACGATCGGCGAGGGCCACCTCAAGGAGCGCTTCCACGAGGTGTGTTCCCTTCTGGAGTCGGGCTGCTGCTCCGAGCGGTCGTCACATGAGCCGACGGCGAGTCTGTCGCCGCGTGAACTGGACGTCCTGGTCGCGGTCGCCGCGGGTTGCACCAACCTGGAGATCTCCGGCCGGCTCGAGATCGGCCTGGAGACCGTGAAGGGCCATCTGCGTTCGGTGATGCGCAAGCTCCGCGCCAGCACCCGACTCGAAGCCGTCACCGCGGCCCGCCGGGCGGGCCTGCTGCCCTAG
- a CDS encoding IS982 family transposase, with the protein MTNNLDALLTALYVKIDDEIGGTRWLGRPPRLTDSELVCLAVAQALLGFTSESRWLRFVDSRLGGMFPYVPRQPGWNKRLRAALPLVKKAIRLLAVDTDFWFDNHWIVDSTPVECGRSRPTVKRSDMAGWAGYGYCASHSRFFWGLRLFLVCTPTGMPILWALATPKLDEREVLTAMLDREPETVTNRPGLLVISDKGFASREFEADLALRGAELLRPSFKREKKRKGESLLKSVRQLIESVNDTLKGQLDLEQHGGRTFEGVAVRVAQRVLAMAAAIWHNHKTGQPVLRSLIAYDH; encoded by the coding sequence GTGACGAACAACCTGGACGCCCTGCTGACCGCACTGTACGTGAAGATCGACGACGAGATCGGGGGTACCCGGTGGCTGGGCCGGCCGCCGCGGCTGACGGATTCCGAGCTTGTCTGCCTCGCTGTCGCGCAGGCGTTGCTGGGCTTCACCTCGGAGTCGCGGTGGCTGCGGTTCGTGGACTCCCGCCTGGGCGGGATGTTCCCGTACGTGCCCAGGCAGCCGGGCTGGAACAAGCGGCTGCGGGCTGCGTTGCCGTTGGTCAAGAAGGCGATACGGCTGCTGGCCGTCGATACGGACTTCTGGTTCGACAACCACTGGATCGTCGACTCGACGCCGGTGGAGTGCGGTCGCTCGCGTCCGACGGTGAAGCGGTCGGACATGGCCGGCTGGGCCGGATACGGGTACTGCGCCAGTCACAGCCGGTTCTTCTGGGGCCTGCGCCTGTTCCTGGTGTGCACCCCGACCGGGATGCCGATCCTGTGGGCTCTGGCGACCCCGAAGTTGGATGAGCGCGAGGTACTGACCGCGATGCTCGACCGCGAACCCGAGACGGTCACGAACCGGCCGGGGCTGCTGGTGATCTCCGACAAGGGTTTCGCTTCCAGGGAGTTCGAGGCCGATCTGGCCCTGAGGGGCGCTGAGTTGCTGCGGCCGTCGTTCAAGCGCGAGAAGAAACGCAAGGGCGAGTCCCTGCTGAAGTCGGTGCGGCAGTTGATCGAGTCGGTCAACGACACCCTCAAGGGCCAGCTCGACCTGGAACAGCACGGCGGCCGGACCTTCGAAGGCGTCGCCGTCCGCGTCGCCCAGCGCGTCCTCGCGATGGCTGCTGCGATCTGGCACAACCACAAGACCGGCCAGCCGGTCCTACGATCCCTCATCGCCTACGACCACTGA
- a CDS encoding LmeA family phospholipid-binding protein, whose translation MRRRWVKVLLITVVVLAALFTAADRAAVHYADKEATQLAKEKYGYANTTDGRLDVTIEGFPFLTQAADQEFGHVALTASRFLVDTTTNAQGGYLHIDRLHLDLRGVTVTSLTARSAEANLATGTLTLSYKELSEALTRLAGNAGPLQVSRAPGSNGQAARVKVSGTVGGTALNTTGTLLAQGTELSLTVPGVERAGNVWRVDLPEGVGFESARAEPDGVEIGLVGHQVTLGASRFGG comes from the coding sequence GTGAGACGTCGATGGGTGAAGGTTCTGCTGATCACGGTCGTGGTGCTCGCCGCACTCTTCACGGCCGCCGACCGCGCAGCCGTGCACTACGCCGACAAGGAAGCCACACAGCTCGCCAAGGAGAAGTACGGCTACGCCAACACCACCGACGGCCGTCTGGACGTGACGATCGAGGGCTTTCCCTTCCTGACCCAGGCTGCCGACCAGGAGTTCGGTCATGTGGCGCTGACCGCGAGCCGGTTCCTCGTCGACACCACGACCAACGCCCAGGGCGGCTATCTGCACATCGACCGTCTCCATCTGGACCTGCGTGGTGTGACGGTGACATCGCTGACGGCGCGCAGCGCCGAAGCGAACCTGGCCACCGGCACCCTGACCCTCTCGTACAAGGAGCTGTCCGAGGCGCTGACCCGGCTCGCGGGCAACGCCGGCCCGTTGCAGGTCTCCCGGGCGCCGGGATCGAACGGCCAGGCGGCACGCGTCAAGGTCTCGGGCACGGTCGGTGGGACGGCGCTGAACACCACGGGAACGCTCCTCGCCCAGGGCACGGAACTCTCCCTGACGGTCCCTGGTGTCGAACGGGCAGGAAACGTCTGGCGGGTCGACCTCCCGGAGGGCGTCGGTTTCGAATCGGCGCGCGCCGAACCGGACGGCGTCGAGATCGGCCTCGTCGGTCACCAGGTCACGCTCGGCGCGTCGCGCTTCGGGGGTTGA
- a CDS encoding aldo/keto reductase codes for MQTRRIGDVEVSAIGLGGMPMSIEGRPDEARSLATIHAALDTGLTLIDTADAYHRDADEVGHNETLIAKALASHERGPDVLVATKGGHLRPGDGSWTLDGSPAHIKEACEASLRRLGVEAIGLYQFHRPDPRVPYAESVGAVRDLLDEGKIRMAGISNADPEQIRQANEILGGRLVSVQNQFSPAFRSSEPELRLCDELGIAFLPWSPLGGISRAGGLGSAYAPFARIAAAHGVSPQRVCLAWMLAKSPVVVPIPGASRPETIRDSAAAVDLVLSAEESAELDAV; via the coding sequence ATGCAGACTCGACGCATCGGTGACGTGGAGGTCAGCGCGATCGGTCTGGGCGGGATGCCCATGTCGATCGAGGGACGGCCGGACGAGGCCCGTTCCCTCGCCACCATCCACGCCGCGCTCGACACGGGCCTCACACTGATCGACACGGCGGACGCCTACCACCGGGACGCCGACGAGGTCGGCCACAACGAAACGCTCATCGCCAAGGCGCTCGCCTCCCACGAGCGCGGCCCGGACGTCCTGGTCGCCACCAAGGGCGGGCATCTGCGTCCCGGGGACGGCAGTTGGACCCTGGACGGCTCCCCCGCACACATCAAGGAGGCGTGCGAGGCCTCGCTGCGCCGCCTGGGCGTCGAGGCCATCGGGCTGTACCAGTTCCACCGCCCCGACCCCAGGGTCCCGTACGCGGAGTCGGTCGGCGCGGTCCGGGATCTGCTGGACGAGGGCAAGATCCGTATGGCCGGCATCTCCAACGCCGACCCGGAGCAGATCCGGCAGGCGAACGAGATCCTCGGCGGCCGTCTGGTCTCCGTGCAGAACCAGTTCTCCCCGGCCTTCCGCTCCAGCGAACCGGAACTGCGGCTGTGCGACGAACTGGGCATCGCGTTCCTGCCCTGGAGTCCGCTCGGCGGCATCTCCCGGGCCGGCGGTCTCGGTTCGGCGTACGCCCCCTTCGCCCGGATCGCCGCGGCCCACGGCGTCAGCCCGCAGCGCGTGTGCCTGGCCTGGATGCTCGCCAAGTCACCGGTGGTCGTGCCGATCCCCGGTGCCAGCCGCCCGGAGACGATCCGGGACTCCGCCGCCGCTGTGGACCTGGTGCTCTCCGCCGAGGAGTCGGCCGAACTCGACGCCGTCTGA
- a CDS encoding DEAD/DEAH box helicase, protein MNAKPSGPGHSRAGKPQQAALSQGEISAPKTVSPGLPPAASFDALGLPPELMETLTGLGVTEPFPIQAATLPNALAGRDVLGRARTGSGKTLAFGLALLVRTAGRRAESKRPLALVLVPTRELAQQVGDALAPYARALNVRLATVVGGLSINRQQAELRAGAEVVIATPGRLTDLVSRRDCVLNHVRITVLDEADQMCDLGFLPQVSDIMDQLPSDGQRLLFSATLDRNVDQLVRDHLHDPVLATVDRAAGSVTTMEHHVLNIHAADKYATATEIAARDGRVLMFLDTKTGVDQFTRHLRASGVRAGALHSGKSQPQRTHTLGQFKDGEITVLVATNVAARGIHIDALDLVVNVDPPADAKDYLHRGGRTARAGESGKVVTLVTPNQRRDVNRMMSDAGIRPTVAQVHSGEEKLTAITGAKRPPTETKTATGNAPFRGIGTRPGRPAKESRKTAEARKTAEARAAARVRKGR, encoded by the coding sequence ATGAACGCCAAACCGTCGGGCCCCGGACACTCCCGTGCAGGCAAGCCCCAGCAGGCTGCGCTGTCGCAGGGCGAGATCTCCGCCCCGAAGACGGTGTCCCCGGGTCTTCCTCCGGCCGCTTCCTTCGACGCGCTCGGACTGCCGCCCGAGCTCATGGAGACGTTGACGGGCCTCGGGGTCACGGAGCCCTTCCCGATCCAGGCGGCGACGCTGCCCAACGCGCTGGCCGGCCGAGATGTCCTGGGCCGCGCGCGAACCGGCTCCGGCAAGACGCTCGCCTTCGGGCTCGCGCTGCTCGTCCGTACGGCGGGCCGGCGCGCGGAGTCCAAGCGGCCGCTCGCGCTGGTGCTGGTGCCGACCCGGGAACTCGCGCAGCAGGTGGGCGACGCGCTGGCACCGTACGCGCGGGCACTGAACGTGCGGCTGGCGACGGTCGTCGGCGGGCTGTCGATCAACCGGCAGCAGGCGGAGCTGCGGGCCGGCGCCGAGGTGGTCATCGCGACTCCGGGGCGGCTGACCGACCTGGTGTCGCGGCGGGACTGCGTCCTGAACCACGTGCGGATCACCGTGCTGGACGAGGCGGATCAGATGTGTGACCTGGGGTTCCTGCCCCAGGTGTCGGACATCATGGACCAGCTCCCCTCCGACGGACAGCGGCTGCTGTTCTCGGCGACGCTCGACCGCAACGTCGACCAGCTGGTACGCGACCACCTGCACGACCCGGTGCTCGCCACGGTCGACCGGGCGGCGGGCTCGGTGACCACGATGGAACACCACGTCCTGAACATCCACGCCGCCGACAAGTACGCGACCGCGACCGAGATCGCGGCACGGGACGGCCGGGTGCTGATGTTCCTCGACACCAAGACCGGCGTGGACCAGTTCACCCGGCACCTGCGGGCCAGCGGGGTGCGGGCGGGCGCCCTGCACAGCGGGAAGTCGCAGCCGCAGCGCACGCACACGCTCGGCCAGTTCAAGGACGGTGAGATCACCGTGCTGGTGGCCACCAACGTCGCCGCGCGGGGCATTCACATCGACGCCCTCGACCTCGTCGTCAACGTCGACCCGCCGGCCGACGCCAAGGACTACCTGCACCGCGGCGGGCGTACGGCGCGCGCGGGGGAGTCCGGGAAGGTCGTCACCCTGGTCACCCCCAACCAGCGGCGCGACGTGAACCGGATGATGTCCGACGCCGGGATCCGCCCGACGGTCGCACAGGTGCACTCCGGCGAGGAGAAGCTGACCGCCATCACCGGCGCGAAGCGCCCGCCGACCGAGACGAAGACCGCCACCGGCAACGCGCCCTTCCGCGGCATCGGCACCCGCCCGGGCCGCCCCGCCAAGGAGTCCCGCAAGACCGCCGAGGCCCGCAAGACCGCGGAGGCCCGAGCGGCGGCGCGGGTCCGCAAGGGCCGCTGA
- a CDS encoding SAM-dependent methyltransferase, which produces MTENPAKPGPTEHHRIDTSVPHSARIWNYWLGGKDNHPVDKAAGDAYTDVFPGIVTIARSSRAFLARNITYLVAEAGIRQFLDIGTGLPSADNTHQVAQRIAPTARIVYVDKDPTVLAHARTLLHSTPEGATAYIDADLLDTDRILDAAAQTLDLSRPTALILSNILGHVATHEQARRTVTALMDALPSGSHLSVNDGSAGIDPVFERAQAAYNESGAVPYNLRTVEEITSYFDGLELLAPGVVSVPLWRPDPAAPAPQVIGEHGGLGRKP; this is translated from the coding sequence ATGACCGAGAACCCCGCAAAGCCCGGGCCGACGGAACACCACAGGATCGACACGTCGGTGCCGCACTCGGCGCGCATCTGGAACTACTGGCTGGGCGGGAAGGACAACCACCCCGTCGACAAAGCGGCCGGTGACGCCTACACGGACGTCTTCCCCGGCATCGTCACCATCGCCCGCAGCAGCCGCGCCTTCCTGGCCCGCAACATCACCTACCTGGTCGCCGAGGCGGGCATACGCCAGTTCCTGGACATCGGCACCGGGCTGCCGAGCGCCGACAACACCCACCAGGTCGCCCAACGCATCGCCCCCACCGCCCGGATCGTCTACGTCGACAAGGACCCGACGGTCCTCGCCCATGCGCGAACCCTGCTCCACTCCACACCGGAGGGAGCGACCGCGTACATCGACGCCGACCTGCTGGACACCGACCGCATCCTGGACGCCGCCGCGCAGACGCTCGACCTGTCCCGGCCGACCGCGCTGATCCTCAGCAACATCCTCGGCCACGTGGCCACGCACGAGCAGGCCCGCAGAACCGTCACCGCACTGATGGACGCACTGCCGTCCGGCAGCCACCTCTCCGTGAACGACGGCTCGGCAGGCATCGACCCCGTCTTCGAGCGGGCCCAGGCCGCGTACAACGAAAGCGGCGCCGTCCCCTACAACCTGCGCACCGTCGAGGAGATCACGTCCTACTTCGACGGCCTGGAACTACTGGCCCCGGGCGTCGTCTCGGTCCCGCTCTGGCGCCCGGATCCCGCGGCCCCCGCGCCCCAGGTCATCGGCGAACACGGCGGGCTCGGCCGTAAGCCGTAG
- a CDS encoding STM4011 family radical SAM protein, which yields MDLTLLYRGPLSSCDYDCPYCPFAKRRDTTAQLRADRAALERFTAWACEQREDGLSLLFTPWGEGLVRSWYRRALVELSHQPHVRRVAIQTNLSCRTDWLADADRDTVALWCTFHPGQTPYERFLAKTYELSALGVRFSVGVVGVPDHLEHARRLRAELPEHVYLWVNAAEGHTYTDEQADRWTELDPLFPLSRHPHRSAGLPCRTGESVLSVDGEGTVRRCHFVRAELGNLYDGSYRAALRPRACPSEVCDCHIGYVHLETLPLYDVFAGGVLERIPRAVPDRPLLPLVPFDRGGVGAAAMTGSPDS from the coding sequence GTGGATCTGACACTGCTGTACCGCGGGCCGCTCTCCTCCTGCGACTACGACTGCCCGTACTGCCCGTTCGCGAAGCGCCGCGACACCACGGCGCAGCTGCGCGCCGACCGTGCGGCACTGGAGCGCTTCACGGCATGGGCGTGCGAGCAGCGGGAGGACGGGCTGTCGCTGCTGTTCACCCCGTGGGGCGAGGGACTGGTCCGCTCCTGGTACCGGCGCGCGCTCGTCGAACTCTCACACCAGCCACATGTACGCCGGGTCGCGATCCAGACCAACCTGAGCTGCCGCACCGACTGGCTCGCGGACGCGGACCGCGACACCGTCGCCCTGTGGTGCACCTTCCACCCCGGCCAGACGCCCTACGAACGGTTCCTTGCCAAGACGTACGAGCTGTCCGCCCTCGGGGTCCGTTTCAGTGTGGGCGTCGTCGGCGTACCGGACCATCTGGAGCACGCGCGACGGCTGCGCGCCGAGCTGCCGGAGCACGTGTATCTGTGGGTGAACGCCGCCGAAGGGCACACCTACACGGACGAACAGGCCGACCGGTGGACCGAGCTCGACCCGCTCTTCCCGCTCAGCCGCCACCCGCACCGCTCGGCGGGTCTGCCGTGCCGCACCGGTGAGTCGGTGCTCTCGGTGGACGGTGAGGGCACGGTGCGCCGCTGTCATTTCGTCCGCGCGGAGCTGGGAAATCTGTACGACGGCTCCTACCGTGCCGCGCTGCGCCCGCGGGCCTGCCCGTCGGAGGTGTGCGACTGCCACATCGGATATGTGCACCTGGAGACGCTGCCGTTGTACGACGTGTTCGCGGGCGGTGTCCTGGAGCGGATTCCGCGGGCCGTCCCGGACCGGCCGCTGCTGCCACTGGTCCCGTTCGATCGAGGTGGCGTCGGCGCGGCTGCCATGACAGGGTCTCCTGATTCGTGA
- a CDS encoding STM4012 family radical SAM protein yields the protein MSTTVTPADNSADTSVRPPRPYQSYTYAYPHKTAYRPLTPGPRLADLWAGESRQALSLYLHIPFCEVRCGFCNLFTRIGAPDGLTGRYLDALERQAAAVREALGDTQAPRFANAAFGGGTPTFLEAAELERLCDIAERETGVDLRAVPLSVEASPSTATADRLAVLVERGATRLSLGVQSFVEEEARAAARPQHRSDVEAALTRIREAGVPVLNIDLIYGIDGQTAASWRHSLDAALAWRPEEIYLYPLYIRPLTGLGRHTDPLAADREWDEQRLRRYREGRDHLLSHGYEQVSMRMFRRSDAPPQGPDDYACQTDGMIGLGCGARSYTSRLHYSFDYAVSMREIRGIIDDYTATEDFSRVLHGRWVDEDEARRRHLLQSLLQAEGLPVAEYRLRFASDPYDDFPAELDTLAARGWLDGDRADRLRLSAEGLAHSDAIGPDFFSPAVRDAMAAYETK from the coding sequence ATGAGCACGACCGTCACACCGGCCGACAACTCGGCGGACACCTCCGTCCGCCCGCCGCGGCCGTACCAGAGCTATACGTACGCGTACCCGCACAAGACCGCCTACCGGCCGCTGACGCCCGGGCCCCGGCTCGCGGACCTGTGGGCCGGCGAGTCCCGCCAGGCCCTGTCCCTGTACCTGCACATCCCGTTCTGCGAGGTCCGCTGCGGTTTCTGCAACCTGTTCACCCGTATCGGCGCGCCGGACGGTCTGACGGGCCGCTACCTGGACGCCCTGGAGCGCCAGGCAGCCGCTGTCCGTGAGGCGCTGGGCGACACGCAGGCCCCGCGGTTCGCCAACGCGGCGTTCGGCGGCGGCACTCCGACCTTTCTGGAGGCGGCGGAGCTGGAGCGCCTGTGCGACATCGCCGAGCGTGAGACGGGCGTGGACCTGCGGGCCGTCCCGCTCTCCGTGGAGGCGTCGCCGTCCACGGCCACTGCCGACCGGCTGGCCGTGCTGGTCGAGCGGGGCGCCACCCGCCTCAGCCTCGGTGTGCAGAGCTTCGTCGAGGAGGAGGCACGGGCCGCCGCACGCCCACAGCACAGGTCCGACGTCGAGGCGGCACTGACCCGTATCCGTGAGGCCGGCGTGCCCGTCCTCAACATCGACCTGATCTACGGCATCGACGGTCAGACAGCGGCCAGTTGGCGCCACTCCCTGGACGCCGCCCTCGCCTGGCGCCCCGAGGAGATCTATCTCTACCCCCTCTACATCCGCCCGCTCACCGGCCTCGGCCGCCACACCGACCCACTGGCAGCCGACCGGGAATGGGACGAACAACGCCTGCGCCGCTACCGGGAGGGCCGCGACCACCTCCTCTCCCACGGGTACGAGCAGGTGTCGATGCGTATGTTCCGGCGCTCGGACGCGCCGCCGCAGGGTCCTGACGACTACGCCTGCCAGACCGACGGCATGATCGGCCTGGGCTGCGGTGCCCGCTCGTACACCTCCCGGCTGCACTACTCCTTCGACTACGCCGTGTCGATGCGGGAGATACGCGGCATCATCGACGACTACACCGCCACCGAGGACTTCTCCCGCGTGCTGCACGGCCGCTGGGTCGACGAGGACGAGGCACGGCGCCGGCATCTGCTGCAGTCGCTGCTCCAGGCCGAGGGCCTGCCCGTCGCGGAGTACCGACTGCGGTTCGCTTCGGACCCGTACGACGACTTTCCCGCCGAGCTGGACACCCTCGCGGCCCGTGGCTGGCTCGACGGCGACCGGGCGGACCGGCTGCGCCTGTCCGCCGAGGGCCTGGCCCACTCGGACGCCATCGGCCCCGACTTCTTCTCACCGGCCGTGCGCGACGCCATGGCCGCCTACGAGACGAAGTGA
- a CDS encoding STM4013/SEN3800 family hydrolase gives MNQVVGRDDLLLLTLDTLRHDVAVELAAAGRLPNLTAHLPGGTWEKRHAPGSFTYASHQAMFAGFLPTPASPGPHRRLFAARFAGSETTAEGTYVFDTPDLVSGLAAHGYRTVCVGGVGFFNKQGALGDVLPGFFQESHWEPEFSVASPTSFEAQVARAEQTVSELPPEQRLFLFLNASALHQPNWFHLPGATREAGDSRLTHAAALEYVDRHVGRLFAAMSSRRRCFAIVCSDHGTAYGDDGYTGHRLGHESVWTVPYGHFFLEPSV, from the coding sequence ATGAACCAGGTGGTGGGCCGCGACGACCTGCTGCTGCTCACCCTGGACACCCTGCGCCACGACGTGGCCGTCGAACTCGCCGCCGCCGGACGGCTGCCCAACCTGACCGCGCACCTGCCGGGCGGCACCTGGGAGAAGCGTCACGCGCCCGGGAGTTTCACCTACGCCTCCCACCAGGCGATGTTCGCGGGCTTCCTGCCCACACCGGCGTCTCCGGGGCCGCATCGGCGCCTGTTCGCGGCCCGGTTCGCGGGCAGCGAGACGACAGCCGAGGGCACGTACGTCTTCGACACCCCGGACCTGGTGTCCGGCCTGGCCGCGCACGGCTACCGCACGGTGTGCGTCGGCGGCGTCGGCTTCTTCAACAAGCAGGGCGCCCTGGGCGACGTACTGCCCGGGTTCTTCCAGGAGAGCCACTGGGAGCCGGAGTTCTCGGTGGCCTCCCCCACCTCCTTCGAGGCGCAGGTGGCGCGCGCCGAGCAGACGGTGTCCGAACTGCCGCCCGAACAGCGGCTGTTCCTCTTCCTGAACGCCTCCGCGCTGCACCAGCCGAACTGGTTCCACCTCCCCGGTGCGACCCGCGAGGCGGGCGACAGCCGGCTCACCCATGCCGCCGCGCTGGAGTACGTCGACCGTCATGTCGGTCGGCTGTTCGCGGCGATGAGTTCGCGCCGCCGCTGCTTCGCCATCGTCTGCTCCGACCACGGCACCGCCTACGGGGACGACGGCTACACCGGTCACCGCCTCGGTCACGAATCCGTGTGGACCGTGCCCTACGGCCACTTCTTCCTGGAGCCGTCCGTATGA
- a CDS encoding STM4014 family protein translates to MRYTEVGSASPRWVVVANGDNRRVSLFAAATEAAGHGTPRVVEWRDVLREGGHDFADDEFVRLDSPGENPEVDALLRGVDDPTRVEGSARWYGRFLECVASLRGGRRLDDPVDLAVMFDKRLCHDRLFRAGVPVPPSPTSGGVAPVRDWADVRGLMEEAGLRRVFVKLAHGSSASGVLAIETTASGRIRATTSVERTEDGRLHNSLRVRRYTEEREIAAIVDTIAPDGLHIERWLPKASLGGRSADLRIVVVGGRATHAVVRTSRSPLTNLHLGGTRGDLAAVRVLAGDRWASALETSERAAACFPGTLCVGVDLLPAVGWRRFAVGEVNAFGDLLPRLTGLPGSGAEGLDTYAAQVAAAVPFAAGHLPGAPGLPAASAPPVRPYELPRTTHAAV, encoded by the coding sequence ATGCGGTACACGGAGGTGGGGAGCGCCTCGCCGAGGTGGGTGGTGGTCGCCAACGGGGACAACCGTCGGGTGAGTCTGTTCGCCGCGGCCACCGAGGCCGCCGGTCACGGCACGCCTCGCGTGGTCGAGTGGCGGGACGTGCTGCGCGAGGGCGGCCACGACTTCGCCGACGACGAGTTCGTCCGCCTCGACTCTCCCGGGGAGAACCCCGAGGTGGACGCCCTGCTGCGCGGTGTGGACGATCCGACGCGGGTGGAGGGGTCCGCGCGCTGGTACGGGCGGTTCCTGGAGTGCGTGGCCTCGTTGCGCGGTGGGCGACGGCTCGACGACCCGGTGGACCTGGCCGTGATGTTCGACAAACGGCTGTGTCACGACCGGCTCTTCCGGGCGGGCGTCCCGGTACCGCCGTCCCCTACCTCCGGGGGCGTGGCGCCGGTGCGGGACTGGGCGGACGTACGGGGCCTCATGGAGGAGGCGGGACTGCGGCGTGTCTTCGTCAAGCTCGCGCACGGTTCCTCCGCCTCCGGTGTCCTGGCGATCGAGACGACCGCTTCGGGGCGCATCCGCGCGACCACGTCCGTGGAGCGGACCGAGGACGGCCGGCTCCACAACTCGCTGCGGGTGCGCCGCTACACCGAGGAGCGGGAGATCGCCGCGATCGTCGACACGATCGCCCCGGACGGACTGCACATCGAACGGTGGCTGCCCAAGGCGTCGCTCGGCGGCCGGTCGGCGGATCTGCGCATCGTGGTCGTGGGCGGCCGGGCCACCCACGCCGTGGTCCGCACCAGCCGTTCCCCGCTGACGAATCTGCATCTGGGCGGTACGCGCGGCGACCTGGCGGCCGTACGGGTGCTGGCCGGTGACCGGTGGGCCTCCGCCCTCGAAACGAGTGAACGGGCCGCGGCCTGCTTCCCCGGCACCCTGTGCGTCGGTGTCGACCTGCTGCCGGCCGTCGGCTGGCGTCGCTTCGCCGTCGGCGAGGTCAACGCGTTCGGTGACCTGCTCCCCCGCCTCACCGGCCTCCCCGGCAGCGGGGCGGAGGGCCTGGACACCTACGCCGCTCAGGTGGCGGCGGCCGTACCCTTCGCCGCCGGCCACCTGCCCGGGGCACCGGGGCTGCCCGCCGCATCCGCGCCGCCGGTACGACCGTACGAACTGCCGAGGACCACACATGCCGCCGTCTGA